A stretch of DNA from Methylogaea oryzae:
AAGTAATGGCGGATTACAGGGAACCGCCCTTCTTACTTACAGCATAGCCCAATCAGCCGGCACCAGGGGGCAAAGCTTCACAGACAAAATGCAAGACCTGACCCCAAAACTGCGGCCTCCGTATCTAAAAACGGGGACCTTAATGGTGCTTTGGTCTATTCAGTACTGTAACACTGACTATTACAGGCCCTGAACTAGTGCAGCCAATCTCCCTCTTGATTTCCTTTCGATCAGTACTCTGTTTGGCATTCTTTAGCACCGTCGCCAATGGAACGTTCCATGCGTTGGCGATAGCTTCAATAAGTGCCCCCTGCAATGTCCTCGAGTCAAATATCCAATCAGAGCTCCATTCTTCTTCTCTCGATTCCGTTTCAGGCCAGTCAATCCACACATCACCGCCCTGATGCTCCAGGATGCCAGGCATGCCCATTTCAACTGCAAATACATTCTTGTTGAGAGCAAAATCCCCATGTTCTCTTCGAGCTAAATAAACAGAGGCGTCATGAACCACAAACACTTCGTCATCAATTGACTCACTTGCAATGTCAGCAGCGCTCTTCCACCCATTAGCAGATTTCGCGATATGCAACTCCTTCGTAGCGCCGTTGAGCACACGGATTAGGGAGGCTATTTCGGCCTGTTGCTCACTAGACAGGTCATCCTTTCGGGCTATTGCTGCTTGTTCTGTGGCCCATTGCTGAAGAGCCGCTGGTTCCGCAATTGGGACTCCGATATTGCGTGCGGCAGTATGCGGTGTTCCTACCAGACAACCGCAAATCCCAAACAGGCCACTGGATCGAAAGCCTCCAATTGTCACGGTTCCCGGCAACGACATTTCCACGTGCTCATAATTTCGAAAAATAGGTGGAGATGGCGTGATGCAGGCGCGTCCGATTATATGGCCTGATGAGTTTGTTATCGTCCGGAGGTTTCGCTCTGCTGTTCTTAATAGCTTAGCGACTTCGCCATCCCTCTTCCTGCTAGCAGGTCCCCAAAGACGTTGAAGCAATTTGCTGCCCTTGATGCTGATCCAATCGGAGGCACCCACAACTAGCGTGGTCTTCTTTGCTTCCACAAATAAGTTTACATCCAACGTAGGACAGAGCCATGCGCAACGTTCTTCCAAAGTCCACGGGCGCCCCGTGTCAGACTCGGCAAGTAGCTGGTGAAGGAACATTGGGTCCGTTACCCAGACGCGAACCCGCGTCCCACCCTCATGCAAGCACTCGCTACTGCTAGCTTTTCTTAGGATTGGCCTCGAAGCTAAACCGTTCTGAAATTCGAGTATCAATGTCTCATCACGCGCTCGCTCTGCGCGCCTTGTGATAACTTGAACTCTGTCGCCCCACATAAATACTGAATAGAAGCCAATGCCGAACTGTCCTGACGAAACGTAGCCTTTTGACTCGAGACCAGGAAGTTCACGGTGCATTAGAGATGTACCCCAAAAGGAAGTACCGAAATCCAAGAACGGGCCTATCAATACGCTCTCCGACATGCCGATGCCGCAGTCTTCTACCTCCACCCATTGGCCAGTGTTATCTTGACCAATACGGACCGTAACTTGGCCCCAATTTATCGGTTTCTCCTCCATGATTCGGCGAGCTCTAACTGCATCGGAGGCATTTTGAATTAACTCTCTAAGTGGAACAAAACAATTTTTCCCATAAAGCTGCTCACCTCCAAGAGTTCTAACCAACTTCGCGACATCGCCGACCTTTAGCTTTGCATCAACAGGTAGCCAATCTGCCGTGCCAATTAGTTTCGCTAGACGTATTGGGTCTTCAACGTAGGAAACCCCGCGTGCTGTTAGTCGCGGTCGATTTGTATCTGCGAGAAGTGCGTCGACATGCCTTAATTCTTTGTCCACAACGTTCAGGGCATCAAAGGCCGTCCACCATGCAGAAGCCTTGTCTACTGGGAAGCTATCTTTGGAGGTATATACCAGCCGATCAGATTCAAGCCTCGGCTGGTAAAGCATTTCTTGAAACACCCAATGATCAGCGCTTGCGCCGACTGGGCCTCGAAGCGCTGACAAGAAACCAGGAGCTCGCCGTTCGTCCAAGTGGCTGGCGTCTGCAGTTCTCAGGATACATGCAAGCTTAATGGGATCAACCGTCCAGTCGTTACTAAACCCACCCGGAGCGCCAATCGTACTTGGTAAGTACTCGATTAACTTCTCGGCGGCCCACCAATGACTATGAGCAATCTTGCCGATTATTGGCCCATAGGTCTTTCTCAATACCGGATCATCAATCAAATAGTATTCGCGAGAATCGTTAGATGCATTACTCCAGGAAATCAGTGCGAGGCGCTCAGCATGCTTTGCATGTAGCTCTCTCAATACGGACCGCGTCGCATGCTTTCGTATGGCGTCAGGGGCGCGAGCAATTTCAATCTGTGTTGGTACTTTCCCGCTTTGCTCCTTGAGGAGCGCTGAAACGGTGTCAATCCAAATTGCTTCGTTTTCTATCTGAGCGATACCTGCGGGATATGCAGCAAGACCCATCCCCAAGTCATGAATAAGGAATGCACCACCCAGTACGAATGCCTCGGCCGGAGTTAGCGGAAATTTCGGACCAGCAATTAACTGCGCCATCTCCCACAGCGCATCCAAATGGGTAACGTCGTGCACTGTAAAATCTGGAAGATCTATAGCGATTTCGGCTGCCAACATTCCAGACCGCTCGCGAAATGTCTCGTAAGCCGCTCTGAGGCGCGAGCGATTAGGCCCCTCAGGATCAGGATCAAGCTGAATTGCCAGAGTCCTTTGCCATAGGGTGGTGTTCTCAAATCTTCTATTCATTTGATGTCACAATATAGTGGATGGTTGTCGGGTTCTTCAGAATAGGAGTTGAGATAACGCTGCTTGGTATTCCTGATTATGCCCAAGGTAAATCTAACGACCGCGAGCCGGCTTGCCGGCGAAGCGTCCAGAAGAAATCCGGGGGGCAGGTCTTGCTTTTTGCCTCACAGTACAAGCAAACGTACAAAAGGCGGAGGGTTAACCAAATATACTCCGCCCTCTTCTCCCCAAACAACCGCTTCATTGTCGCCATCTGAAGACGGGGCAAAAGCACTGTCGCCAGGAGCGGCACGCAGGAGACGCGTGACCGATGCGGCTGCGGGCAGTGCCCCGCGATCTAACGCCGCCCCCCGCCCCTCTTGTATAATCTGGCCTTTATCCACACGCGATCGGCCAATAACGTGTCAAACAGTCTAGCCCCACGCGACGTCTCCACTTTCCAGAACCTGATCCTGGCCCTGCAAGAATTCTGGGCCGCGCAAGGCTGCGTGCTGATGCAGCCCTTGGACATGGAAGTGGGGGCCGGCACTTTCCATCCGTCCACTTTCCTGCGCTCCATCGGCCCGGAGCCGTGGAACACCGCTTACGTACAGCCTTCGCGCCGCCCCACCGACGGGCGTTACGGCGAGAATCCCAACCGCTTGCAGCACTATTACCAGTTCCAGGTGTTGATGAAGCCCTCGCCGGCCAACATCCAGGAGCTGTACCTGGATTCGCTGCGCCACCTGGGCCTGGACCTGTTGGAGCACGACATCCGCTTCGTGGAGGACAACTGGGAATCGCCCACCCTGGGCGCCTGGGGCTTGGGCTGGGAAGTGTGGCTCAACGGCATGGAAGTCACCCAGTTCACCTATTTCCAGCAGGTGGGCGGCCTGGACTGCCGGCCGGTGTCCGGGGAAATCACTTACGGCCTGGAGCGCATCGCCATGTATCTGCAAGGCGTGGAAAGCGTTTTCGACCTGACCTGGGCCAAGGGCCCGCAAGGCGTCGTCACCTATGGCGACGTGTATCACCAGAATGAAGTGGAAATGTCCGCCTACAACTTCGAGCACGCTCCCGTGGAATTCCTGTTCTCCGCTTTCGACAACGCCGAAAGCCAGTGCCGCAGCCTGATCGGCGCGGACCTGCCCCTGCCGGCCTACGACCAGGTGCTGAAAGCCTCCCACGCCTTCAACCTGCTGGACGCCCGCCGCGCCATTTCCGTCACAGAGCGCCAGCGCTACATCCTCCGGGTGCGCGAGCTGGCCAAATCCGTGGCGGAGAGCTATTACCAGAAGCGCGAGAGCCTCGGCTTCCCCATGTTGCAAGGAGGCAAAGCCAATGGCTAATACCCGCGACCTGCTGTTCGAACTGGGCACGGAAGAACTGCCGCCCAAGTCCCTGCTGACCCTGTCCCGCGCCCTGGAAAGCGGCGTGCGTGCCGGCCTTGCCAAAGCCGCCCTGCCCCACGGCGAGATCGTCTCCTACGCCACGCCGCGCCGCCTGGCGCTGTGGATCAAGGAGCTGGCGGTGCAGCAGCCGGACCAGAGCGTGGAGAAGCGCGGTCCGGCGCTGAACGCCGCCTACGGTGCGGACGGCCAGCCGACCAAGGCCACCGAGGGCTTCGCCCGCAGCTGCGGCACGACGGTAGACCAGCTCATCACCTTGAAGACCGACAAGGGCGAGTGGCTGGGCTACCACCAGCACATCAAGGGCCAAGCCGCCCAACAACTGGTGCCCGACATCCTGCGCCAGGCCCTGGCCGGCCTGCCCATCGCCAAGCGCATGCGCTGGGGCGCAGGAACGGCGGAATTCGTCCGGCCGGTGCAGTGGGTGGTGCTGCTGTTCGGCGGTGAAGTGGTACCTTGCGACATCCTCGACATCCCCGCCGGCAAGCTCACCTACGGCCACCGTTTCCACTATCCGGCCGCCATCGCGCTGAACAGCGCGGCGGAATACGCCGACCAGCTGCGCGCCGCCAAAGTCACCGCCAATTTCGCCGAGCGCCGCGAGCAGATCCGCCTGCGCGCCAACGAAGCCGCCGCCGGGGTGCACGGCATCGCCCACATCGAGGAAGACCTGCTGGACGAGGTCGCCGCCCTGGTGGAATGGCCGGCCCCGGTGCTGGGCGGCTTCGACGCCCGCTACCTGGCCCTGCCTCAGGAAGTGCCCATCACCACCATGCAGGCCAACCAGAAGTACTTCCCGGTGAAGGACACGGCCGGCAAGCTGCTGCCCCACTTCATCACCTTCGCCAACCTGGAAAGCAAGAACCCCGACTCGGTGCGCAAGGGCAACGAGCGCGTGGTGCGCCCGCGCCTGGCGGACGGCGAGTTCTTCTGGAACCAGGACCGCAAGAAAACCCTGGAAAGCCGCGTGCCGGCCCTAGGCAACATCGTGTTCCAGAACAAGCTGGGCACTTTGCTGGAAAAAACCCAGCGGGTGCAGAAGCTGGCCCAGGATCTGGCGGAACAGCTCTCCGCCGACGGCACCCTGGCCCAGCGCGCCGCCTATCTGGCCAAGGCGGACCTCTTGACGGAAATGGTCGGCGAATTCCCCGAGCTGCAAGGCACCATGGGCCGCTATTACGCCCTGGCCGAAGGCGAACCGGCGGAAGTGGCCCAGGCCATCGAAGAACAGTACATGCCGAAAGGGGCCGGCGGCGAGCTGCCCGCCAGCCAAGTGGGGCAAGTACTGTCCTTGGCGGAAAAGGTCGACACCCTCACCGGCATTTTCAGCGCCGGCCTGATCCCCACCGGCGACAAGGACCCCTACGCCCTGCGCCGCGCCGCCTTGGGCGTGGTGCGCATCGCCATCGAGAAAGGCCTGGAATTCGACCTGCCGGAACTGCTGGGCCACGCCCTGGCCGCACTGCACCATCCCTTCGACAAGGACGCCACGCAGAAGGCGGTGCTGGATTTCATCCACGAACGCCTGAAGAGCTACAGCCTGGACAAGGGCCACACGCCGGACGAATTCGAGGCGGTGCTGGGCGTCGCCCCCGGCAGTCTGCACGACTTCGCCCGCCGCCTGGCCGCCGTGGCCGAGTTCCGCCAGCTGCCGGAAGCCGAAGCCCTGGCCGCCGCGAACAAGCGCATCCGCAACATCCTGCGCAAGGCGGAAGGCGAAACGGTGGGCAACGTGGACGCGGCGCTGTTGCAGGAAAGCGCCGAGAAGGCGCTGTTCGAAGCGGCCAAGCAAGCCCGCACCGACACGCTCTACCAGCTGGAAAACCGCGACTACACGGGCGCATTGAAACGCCTGGCGCAGCTGCGGCCGGAAGTGGACGCCTTCTTCGACGGCGTGATGGTAATGGCGGAAGACGCCGCCGTGCGGCAGAACCGCTTGGGGCTGTTGGCGTTGCTGGAAGGCTTGTTCCTGGACATCGCCGATATTTCCCGCTTGCAGGCCGGCTAAGGTAGGTCGGGTTAGCCCAGCGTAACCCGACGTTTACCGCGATTCGTTGGGTTACGGCGGAGGACCGCCTAACCCAACCCACATCGAAATCCACAACCGCTACCCCATGCCCTGGATCATCCTCGACCGCGACGGCGTCATCAACCGGGACTCCGACGCCTTCATCAAGTCCCCGGACGAATGGGTTCCCATCCCCCGCAGCGTCGAGGCCATGGCCGAGCTGAGCCGGCACGGCTACCGCATCGCCGTCATCACCAACCAGTCCGGCATCGCTCGCGGCCTGTTCGGCCTGGACGCCTTGGAAGCCATGCACGACAAAATGCGGAGTCTGGTGCAAACGGCCGGAGGGCAACTGGACCGCATTTATTTCTGCCCGCACGGACCGGACGACGGCTGCGATTGCCGCAAGCCGAAAACCGGCCTGTTCGAGCGATTCGCCCGCGACACCGGCGCCGACTTGCGCGGCGTCCCGGCCATCGGCGATTCTTACCGCGATTTGCAAGCCGCCGCCGCCGTGGGCTGCCGGCCCATGCTGGTGAAAACCGGCAAGGGCCTGCGCACCCAGGCCGGCCATCCCCATTTGCCCTACCCCGTCTTCGAGGATTTGTATGACGCCGTCCAGCACCTCATCGCCCAAGCCTAGGCTGGGCCTCATCCTGCGCTCCGCGGCGTTTTTCGCCGTGATGTGCCTCATCACCCTGGTTATCGGGCCGGTGATGGTGCTCAGGCGCAAAGCGCCTTTCGCCGTCCGTTACGGCCTGGCGCAATATTGGGTGCGTTCGGTGCTGGCGGCCCTGGAGAAAATCTGCGGCTTGCGCTACGAAGTGCACGGCGTCGAGCACATCCCGCCGCAAAACGGCGTGATCCTGAGCAAGCACCAGTCCGCCTGGGAAACCATCGCCCTGCAGGCGATCTTTCCGCCCATGGCTTTCGTGCTGAAGCGGGAGCTGCTGAAAATCCCCGTATGGGGCTGGGCCATGGACACCTGCGAACCCATCGCGATCGACCGGGGCGCCAAGTCGGCCGCGTTGAAGCAGTTGTTGCAGCAAGGCGAGCATCGCCTCAACCAGGGCCGCTGGGTGGTGCTGTTCCCGGAAGGCACCCGCGTGCCGCCCGGACAAAAAGGCAAGTACGCCGGCAGCGGCGGCATGCTGGCCCAGCGCGCCGGCTGCCCGGTGGTGCCGGTGGCGCACAACGCGGGGGAATTCTGGCCCAGGAACGGCTTCCTCAAGCGCCCCGGCGTCATCCAGGTGCGCATCGGACCGCCCATCGACACCAC
This window harbors:
- a CDS encoding HD domain-containing protein, producing MNRRFENTTLWQRTLAIQLDPDPEGPNRSRLRAAYETFRERSGMLAAEIAIDLPDFTVHDVTHLDALWEMAQLIAGPKFPLTPAEAFVLGGAFLIHDLGMGLAAYPAGIAQIENEAIWIDTVSALLKEQSGKVPTQIEIARAPDAIRKHATRSVLRELHAKHAERLALISWSNASNDSREYYLIDDPVLRKTYGPIIGKIAHSHWWAAEKLIEYLPSTIGAPGGFSNDWTVDPIKLACILRTADASHLDERRAPGFLSALRGPVGASADHWVFQEMLYQPRLESDRLVYTSKDSFPVDKASAWWTAFDALNVVDKELRHVDALLADTNRPRLTARGVSYVEDPIRLAKLIGTADWLPVDAKLKVGDVAKLVRTLGGEQLYGKNCFVPLRELIQNASDAVRARRIMEEKPINWGQVTVRIGQDNTGQWVEVEDCGIGMSESVLIGPFLDFGTSFWGTSLMHRELPGLESKGYVSSGQFGIGFYSVFMWGDRVQVITRRAERARDETLILEFQNGLASRPILRKASSSECLHEGGTRVRVWVTDPMFLHQLLAESDTGRPWTLEERCAWLCPTLDVNLFVEAKKTTLVVGASDWISIKGSKLLQRLWGPASRKRDGEVAKLLRTAERNLRTITNSSGHIIGRACITPSPPIFRNYEHVEMSLPGTVTIGGFRSSGLFGICGCLVGTPHTAARNIGVPIAEPAALQQWATEQAAIARKDDLSSEQQAEIASLIRVLNGATKELHIAKSANGWKSAADIASESIDDEVFVVHDASVYLARREHGDFALNKNVFAVEMGMPGILEHQGGDVWIDWPETESREEEWSSDWIFDSRTLQGALIEAIANAWNVPLATVLKNAKQSTDRKEIKREIGCTSSGPVIVSVTVLNRPKHH
- the gmhB gene encoding D-glycero-beta-D-manno-heptose 1,7-bisphosphate 7-phosphatase, whose product is MPWIILDRDGVINRDSDAFIKSPDEWVPIPRSVEAMAELSRHGYRIAVITNQSGIARGLFGLDALEAMHDKMRSLVQTAGGQLDRIYFCPHGPDDGCDCRKPKTGLFERFARDTGADLRGVPAIGDSYRDLQAAAAVGCRPMLVKTGKGLRTQAGHPHLPYPVFEDLYDAVQHLIAQA
- the glyQ gene encoding glycine--tRNA ligase subunit alpha, encoding MSNSLAPRDVSTFQNLILALQEFWAAQGCVLMQPLDMEVGAGTFHPSTFLRSIGPEPWNTAYVQPSRRPTDGRYGENPNRLQHYYQFQVLMKPSPANIQELYLDSLRHLGLDLLEHDIRFVEDNWESPTLGAWGLGWEVWLNGMEVTQFTYFQQVGGLDCRPVSGEITYGLERIAMYLQGVESVFDLTWAKGPQGVVTYGDVYHQNEVEMSAYNFEHAPVEFLFSAFDNAESQCRSLIGADLPLPAYDQVLKASHAFNLLDARRAISVTERQRYILRVRELAKSVAESYYQKRESLGFPMLQGGKANG
- a CDS encoding lysophospholipid acyltransferase family protein, coding for MTPSSTSSPKPRLGLILRSAAFFAVMCLITLVIGPVMVLRRKAPFAVRYGLAQYWVRSVLAALEKICGLRYEVHGVEHIPPQNGVILSKHQSAWETIALQAIFPPMAFVLKRELLKIPVWGWAMDTCEPIAIDRGAKSAALKQLLQQGEHRLNQGRWVVLFPEGTRVPPGQKGKYAGSGGMLAQRAGCPVVPVAHNAGEFWPRNGFLKRPGVIQVRIGPPIDTTRHKAQEIVDLAEHWIEAQMAEISQARQP
- the glyS gene encoding glycine--tRNA ligase subunit beta; this encodes MANTRDLLFELGTEELPPKSLLTLSRALESGVRAGLAKAALPHGEIVSYATPRRLALWIKELAVQQPDQSVEKRGPALNAAYGADGQPTKATEGFARSCGTTVDQLITLKTDKGEWLGYHQHIKGQAAQQLVPDILRQALAGLPIAKRMRWGAGTAEFVRPVQWVVLLFGGEVVPCDILDIPAGKLTYGHRFHYPAAIALNSAAEYADQLRAAKVTANFAERREQIRLRANEAAAGVHGIAHIEEDLLDEVAALVEWPAPVLGGFDARYLALPQEVPITTMQANQKYFPVKDTAGKLLPHFITFANLESKNPDSVRKGNERVVRPRLADGEFFWNQDRKKTLESRVPALGNIVFQNKLGTLLEKTQRVQKLAQDLAEQLSADGTLAQRAAYLAKADLLTEMVGEFPELQGTMGRYYALAEGEPAEVAQAIEEQYMPKGAGGELPASQVGQVLSLAEKVDTLTGIFSAGLIPTGDKDPYALRRAALGVVRIAIEKGLEFDLPELLGHALAALHHPFDKDATQKAVLDFIHERLKSYSLDKGHTPDEFEAVLGVAPGSLHDFARRLAAVAEFRQLPEAEALAAANKRIRNILRKAEGETVGNVDAALLQESAEKALFEAAKQARTDTLYQLENRDYTGALKRLAQLRPEVDAFFDGVMVMAEDAAVRQNRLGLLALLEGLFLDIADISRLQAG